The Novosphingobium sp. THN1 genome includes a window with the following:
- a CDS encoding toprim domain-containing protein has translation MRLLGLDRAPGSSVLATPLPNVCHTTSRAALALWSRAGTVEDTLAVRYLCEVRGFARTSVRALHDIRYLERCPLGSGKSASYRPALLVAMRKADRVCAVQRIFLDPQTAACTGKFVLGRAVGAAWSNGRPAPVMGICEGFESAAAFTCLTGIQAFATMGAARFHKIDLPQGLERLILLADNDQEGRRAQIRASRTLVRPGLAIETRWPPRGLNDWADALKQ, from the coding sequence GTGCGCCTTCTCGGTCTTGACCGCGCCCCGGGCAGCAGTGTCCTGGCCACGCCCTTGCCGAACGTCTGCCATACGACGAGCAGGGCCGCGCTAGCCCTCTGGAGCCGCGCGGGGACAGTCGAAGACACGCTTGCGGTGCGTTATCTTTGCGAGGTGCGCGGCTTTGCCCGAACGAGCGTGAGGGCCCTGCATGATATCCGCTATCTCGAACGGTGTCCGCTCGGGTCGGGCAAGTCTGCGTCATACCGTCCGGCGCTGCTTGTCGCCATGCGAAAAGCGGATCGGGTATGTGCCGTGCAACGCATCTTTCTCGACCCGCAAACCGCTGCATGTACCGGAAAATTCGTCCTTGGCCGGGCCGTCGGTGCCGCCTGGTCCAATGGCCGCCCGGCCCCGGTGATGGGTATCTGCGAGGGCTTCGAAAGCGCCGCTGCCTTCACCTGTCTCACCGGAATTCAGGCCTTTGCCACCATGGGAGCGGCGCGGTTCCACAAGATCGACTTGCCGCAAGGTCTTGAGCGGTTGATCCTGCTGGCAGACAATGACCAGGAGGGGCGTCGCGCTCAGATCAGGGCGTCTCGCACGCTTGTCCGGCCCGGCCTCGCCATCGAAACCCGCTGGCCGCCCCGAGGCCTGAATGACTGGGCTGACGCCTTGAAGCAGTAG